In Archaeoglobaceae archaeon, the sequence TGCTTTCCAGCTTTCAGCTCTTCTGACTTCTGCAACATCTTGCAGAGGTATGCTGTAAGTAAAAAAGCCAAAAATAATTTTCAATTTATCTTCGTGGATTTCGAACCTTCTGGGCAAAATAGCCCAGTATAGGATCAAAATTATGGCTATGCTGGCAAACAGTATCTGTTTTGCAAACATCGCTTCTTCTTCGCTTTCAGTCGGGAGCAAATCGTATTCAATCAGAATTATGAGCAGTAACATTAGCGAGGGGGCGAATGAAAGCATGATTTTAGCCCAGTTGTCGTATTTAGGCTTATCTTCGTAGAGGATCATAGTTCTTTAAGGCATATTTTGTAACTTTCCCGAGAACCTGAATAGCATCAATCGCATTCGAATATACTGGGAATCTGTTTTTCTCAAACTTATTCTTTTGCTCAAATACCGCATTTCTGTCGCCTTCTAACACAAAGTAAATTGGCTTTCCGAAAGATCTGAGCTTTTTGAAATTCGGTTCATAATCTCCCCAGAAGGGGCCAACGTCCATCGCAACGATCATTGAATCCACATTCTCATCTGCAACAATTGCCTCCATGGCGGTGTTATATGTCTTCTCAATGCCAAAATATTCAACCATAGGCCATATATCTACTGGGTTATTAACTCCATGCCATTC encodes:
- a CDS encoding PH domain-containing protein, which encodes MILYEDKPKYDNWAKIMLSFAPSLMLLLIILIEYDLLPTESEEEAMFAKQILFASIAIILILYWAILPRRFEIHEDKLKIIFGFFTYSIPLQDVAEVRRAESWKAFAYKGLRFTTSIGNIVEIRKKKGISIVISPSNPDLFIEFLTNALKRERKAQK